The Linepithema humile isolate Giens D197 chromosome 2, Lhum_UNIL_v1.0, whole genome shotgun sequence genome has a segment encoding these proteins:
- the LOC105670780 gene encoding calpain-D-like produces the protein MGSIASVLQWHCSECTLINPTENARCARCGLTRLRSDERASRGRPVRASTNAECSGSARQEGGEAAVVIAEGSQRRLTTRWRHEDGECPREESTSGESTPPTPPPRTDRLARNPTETSLPVVQRGESRRTVACSFGRYLSASDVRKSSHRGSWSGNSSEKKPLKRFSSLPSLVTQWTCIRCLLDNNCSSLICAACDASASIAQIDGRQIGARKSKKINLHKENRLKIASGLLANVLDGGAGTSGSGNDDKINDTGMAQLTSISRNERGRVGHKDWILPSIGAMESTTLPFTDNTDTQRSPKRHSPSMYERVKSKVSRSLSNGSVVQKLSDHVVQRPTSLVVPESRQDDGLWSCDNCTLDNAPDLEQCEACDAPRSPAPCSGVVISVPAWVPRALSSAGPLSYRRSFSDADSVTNVTQKKTVNRRSLNDEEPPAVPPHSIGFNTRPKYSYIGITDPDIPPPLPKKQSSKLGLVPTKAHSEATSPVLDQGVSSMSPLKRMWTCRKCSYAYNPLWSGGCDICGSSRSPPSLTQPSLITVTKDPSSYPTHAQSPIVVSRDSVRYIPPKSATLATAESDLDDQIDPPSPVWTCKKCTLLNAASRTTCEACCGSKLKSIMHLEDATLRKGESWVCPSCTLRNPLSAQNCNACKTLADFLEVPKDNRALGQRSPSPRLCSTPTNSKAVTPRHRNSVRRNGSSVGDKRHSRTRDSSHAQWQCKLCTYENKSTTALCEMCQSSKSMSQMSGERGISRLLESGTSTLRIQRQESVVMENLRQLEEREALEKWERIVRYCKETNEPFVDDSFPPAPKSLYYNPADTKDNHVVQWRRPHQINVDSSVDSKLPWAVFRTPLPSDISQGVLGNCWLLSALAVLAESDELVRRVLVMKETCPEGAYQVRLCKDGKWTTVLVDDLLPCDKRGHLVYSQAKRKQLWVPLIEKAVAKIHGCYEALVSGRAIEGLATLTGAPCESVPLQPSALPSEDELDRDLIWAQLLSSRQAMFLMGASCGGGNMKVDEEEYQRKGLRPRHAYSVLDVRDVQGIRLLRLRNPWGHYSWKGDWSDDSPIWTPQLREMLMPHGASDGVFWISFDDVLKYFDCIDICKTRVGWSEVRLRGTLPPLSSLRHLSCVLLTVLEPTETEFTLFQEGQRNSEKSQRSQLDLCVVVFRTRSPAAPEVGRLVEHSKRQVRGFVGCHKMLERDLYIVVCLAFNHWHTGMEDTSSYPEYVLAIHSSKRLLVEQISPPAFVLADAIISLTLAKGQRHEGREGMTAYYLTKGWAGLVVMVENRHVNKWIHVKCDCHESYNVVSTRGQLRTADSVPPLHRQVIIVLTQLEGSGGFSIAHRLTHRLANSGNLHDWGPPDTQHCPQIDTQVEGLHSPRLIT, from the exons ATGGGCTCGATCGCGTCGGTGCTGCAGTGGCATTGCTCGGAGTGCACCCTGATAAACCCGACGGAGAACGCGAGATGCGCCAGGTGCGGGTTGACGCGGCTCAGGAGCGACGAGAGGGCCAGTCGCGGCAGGCCCGTGCGTGCCTCGACCAACGCGGAGTGTAGCGGCAGCGCGCGGCAGGAGGGAGGCGAAGCGGCGGTCGTGATCGCGGAGGGAAGCCAGCGACGGTTGACGACAAGGTGGCGACACGAGGACGGTGAGTGTCCGCGCGAGGAATCCACCTCCGGGGAGTCAACGCCGCCGACACCGCCGCCGAGGACAGACAGATTGGCGCGTAACCCAACGGAAACATCGTTGCCCGTCGTTCAACGCGGCGAATCCCGACGCACCGTTGCTTGCAG TTTTGGAAGATACCTGTCTGCATCCGATGTTAGGAAGAGTTCACACCGTGGTTCGTGGAGTGGCAACTCGTCCGAAAAGAAACCGCTGAAGCGTTTTTCGTCCTTACCTTCTTTAGTTACACAGTGGACTTGTATTCGATGTCTGTTGGACAATAACTGCAGCTCATTGATTTGCGCAGCTTGTGATGCCAGTGCTTCGATAGCTCAAATCGACGGGAGGCAGATTGGCGCACGCAAGAGTAAAAAGATTAATCTGCACAAAGAAAATCGTCTTAAAATCGCCTCTGGACTTTTGGCCAACGTCCTAGATGGAGGTGCTGGCACGAGTGGCTCCGgtaatgatgataaaattaatgatacag gCATGGCACAGTTGACAAGCATAAGTCGAAACGAAAGAGGAAGAGTGGGCCACAAAGACTGGATCTTGCCATCAATTGGAGCGATGGAGTCCACTACGCTTCCGTTCACAGATAATACCGATACTCAACGCTCTCCAAAGCGCCACAGTCCCTCGATGTACGAGCGAGTTAAGTCTAAAGTCAGCCGTTCCCTATCGAACGGTTCCGTCGTTCAAAAGTTGTCGGATCACGTAGTTCAAAGACCCACGAGTCTAGTGGTGCCAGAATCGCGTCAGGATGACGGCTTGTGGAGCTGCGACAATTGCACGCTGGACAATGCGCCTGATTTGGAGCAATGCGAAGCGTGCGATGCTCCGAGAAGCCCTGCGCCCTGCAGTGGAGTGGTTATCAGCGTGCCGGCTTGGGTGCCGCGCGCGCTATCGTCCGCCGGGCCTCTATCTTACAGAAGATCCTTTTCCGACGCCGATTCGGTCACGAACGTTACGCAGAAGAAAACTGTTAACCGTAGAAGTTTGAACGACGAGGAACCGCCCGCGGTGCCGCCACATTCCATTGGCTTCAACACGAGACCAAAGTATTCCTACATAGGGATCACGGATCCCGACATACCGCCGCCGTTGCCAAAGAAACAGAGCAGTAAGTTAGGTCTGGTGCCGACGAAGGCGCACAGCGAGGCGACCAGTCCGGTCCTCGATCAGGGGGTGTCCAGCATGAGCCCGCTCAAGCGTATGTGGACTTGCAGAAAGTGTTCTTACGCGTACAACCCGCTGTGGTCCGGCGGTTGCGACATCTGCGGCTCGTCCAGATCGCCCCCGTCGTTGACGCAACCCAGCTTGATAACCGTCACGAAGGACCCGAGTAGCTATCCGACGCATGCACAATCTCCGATCGTGGTTTCGAGAGACAGTGTCAGATACATACCACCGAAATCGGCCACGCTGGCCACGGCGGAGTCCGATCTGGACGATCAGATCGATCCGCCGTCGCCGGTGTGGACGTGCAAAAAGTGCACCCTTTTGAACGCCGCGTCGAGAACGACATGCGAGGCCTGCTGCGGTTCGAAGCTGAAGAGCATCATGCATCTGGAGGACGCCACTTTGCGGAAGGGCGAGAGCTGGGTGTGCCCGTCGTGCACGCTGAGGAATCCGCTTTCGGCGCAAAACTGCAACGCTTGCAAGACGTTGGCAGATTTCCTGGAGGTCCCGAAGGACAACAGAGCTCTGGGCCAGCGGAGTCCGAGCCCGAGACTCTGTTCAACCCCGACAAATTCCAAAGCGGTCACCCCGAGACATAGAAATTCTGTAAGAAGAAACGGTTCGTCAGTGGGCGATAAGAGGCACTCGAGAACTAGAGATTCTTCGCACGCTCAG TGGCAATGTAAGCTGTGCACTTACGAGAACAAGAGTACAACTGCTCTTTGTGAAATGTGCCAAAGCTCGAAGTCAATGTCCCAAATGTCGGGGGAGAGAGGGATATCGAGGCTTCTCGAGTCGGGCACCAGTACTCTTCGAATACAACGGCAAGAGAGCGTGGTGATGGAAAATCTCAGGCAACtggaagagagagaggcgtTAGAAAAGTGGGAGCGCATTGTGCGATATTGCAAGgag ACAAATGAACCGTTCGTCGATGATTCGTTTCCGCCTGCTCCGAAATCCCTGTACTATAACCCCGCGGATACAAAAGATAATCACGTCGTCCAATGGAGAAGACCACACCAAATTAACGTGGACTCAAGTGTCGATTCTAAACTGCCTTGGGCTGTCTTTAGGACACCCCTACCTTCTGATATCTCGCAAGGTGTCTTAGGAAACTGTTGGTTACTGTCCGCTCTGGCCGTTCTGGCCGAGAGCGACGAGCTCGTGAGGAGAGTTCTGGTCATGAAAGAGACATGCCCCGAAGGTGCTTACCAGGTTAGACTGTGTAAAGACGGAAAATGGACGACGGTGCTCGTTGATGATCTATTACCCTGTGATAAAAGAGGTCACTTAGTGTACTCTCAG gcaaaaagaaaacagcTTTGGGTGCCGCTAATCGAGAAAGCAGTTGCTAAGATACATGGTTGCTACGAGGCCTTAGTATCCGGCCGTGCCATAGAAGGTCTAGCGACATTAACTGGCGCCCCGTGCGAGAGCGTGCCTTTACAACCTTCAGCATTGCCAAGCGAAGACGAACTCGACAGGGACCTAATATGGGCACAACTCTTGTCCTCGAGGCAGGCTATGTTTTTAATGGGTGCTAGCTGCGGAGGTGGTAATATGAAAGTCGACGAGGAGGAGTATCAACGCAAAGGTTTAAGGCCGag GCATGCATATTCTGTCCTCGATGTTCGTGATGTACAG GGAATACGGTTGTTGCGATTACGCAATCCTTGGGGTCACTACAGTTGGAAGGGCGACTGGTCGGACGACAGTCCTATATGGACTCCACAATTACGTGAGATGCTTATGCCGCATGGTGCTTCGGACGGTGTCTTTTGGATATCTTTTGATGATGTTTTAAAGTACTTCGATTGCATCGACATCTGTAAGACGAGAGTTGGATGGAGCGAAGTGAGATTGCGCGGTACTCTCCCTCCATTGTCGTCTCTCAGACATTTGTCGTGCGTCCTTCTGACAGTATTGGAGCCTACCGAAACGGAATTCACGCTGTTTCAAGAGGGGCAAAG aaactcGGAAAAATCGCAACGTTCTCAACTGGACTTGTGCGTGGTAGTTTTTCGCACGAGATCTCCGGCCGCTCCGGAAGTCGGTAGGCTAGTGGAGCACAGCAAACGACAAGTGCGGGGTTTCGTCGGCTGTCACAAGATGTTGGAGAGAGATCTGTACATCGTCGTGTGCCTGGCCTTCAATCACTGGCACACCGGGATGGAGGACACGTCCAGCTATCCGGAATATGTTCTCGCTATTCATAGTTCAAAGAGGCTTCTGGTCGAGCAGATATCGCCACCTGCATTTGTCTTAGCCGATGCTATTATAAGTCTAACATTGGCTAAAGGGCAACGACATGAA GGCAGAGAAGGTATGACTGCCTATTATTTAACTAAAGGGTGGGCCGGTTTAGTGGTGATGGTCGAAAATCGTCATGTGAACAAGTGGATTCACGTAAAATGCGACTGCCATGAGAGCTATAATGTCGTGTCCACGAGAGGACAACTCAGAACTGCCGATAGTGTTCCTCCCCTTCACAG ACAAGTCATCATAGTTCTAACGCAATTGGAAGGTAGCGGAGGTTTCTCAATAGCACATCGACTCACGCACAGATTAGCTAACAGTGGAAATTTGCACGATTGGGGACCGCCTGATACACAGCATTGTCCTCAAATTGACACTCAGGTGGAAGGTTTGCACAGTCCTCGCTTGATAACGTGA